TGAGAATTCCTCTAGATGCTGCCAACATTCATCATCTGATCTATGCTTTTCTTGTTCCATCTGAACACAAGGGTCTTGTCATCACACGTGTCAAAGTCCTACCCTTCCTAAAATGTAAAGTTATGAATGTCACATCATGATACAACTGTTTTTAACATCTGGTCTAGACAATATTACATTATCCTTCATGACATGATCAGGCAGCACACACCATGCTTTGTATATGTTGATGCCTTCTCCCTATGCCTTGCTGTGGAACTCCACTGCTCCTGTTGTGTACAATCACAGGGATTGTTAGCAAGAGAACAGAGGGTTGATGTTGTCATCCAGAAACCATCCATTATTTTGATTATATCCCCTATGAGGCCAAAGGTGGCTGATGAAGGAGAAAAACACTGTACCAACTTTCTGCATATTAAGATTTAATGTTCGAGATTTTCTGATTGTTGCCAAACATCGTTTGCACATTGAGAGAGTTGAAACTGGTCCTCTTGATATGATTGATTTTATGTTCTGTAGACACCCTCAAAGCAACATGTGTGCCATTGACTTAATCCAATGTTTTAATAAAACTGGTGTCTCTGTCTCAATGTGTCTTGCTGTATTGCCAAAGGTAATCAATTGGCTTGCTCACGTTCACAGAATCTCAGTAAGCTGATCAATGCATGTCTGTAATGCACACAAGTTGATATCATGTAAATCCTTTGTGGCTGCTTGCAATGATCCTGTGCTATAGACACTGATAGTCACTTTCATAACCATTGACAATTCAATGCACACAGTTTAGCATAGCTTTAGGTCATTTTGCTGCAGAAAAAAGTTATTTTGTTGCTGCTTTGCTGAAATACATAACAACAGAATAGCTTTCATTAGATCTTTGTTGCTCGTAAAGGGTACATTATTCTATAGGGAAAATGGGTGGACTTGGTGTGCTGCATCTTCCTGATGTAGTGACTCTCTACAGCTCCAAACTGTGCTGCCCCTCCTTCTCTATGATAACTGGTCACAATCATAAAAGGCTCCCCCCTCACCCCACTTAAAGTGTAGCTCAGTGGCTATGTTGCTGGATTCAAGTTTAAACCCTACTAACACAACTGTAGAAACTAAATTGAATGAAAACTGTCAGGAATAAAAAGCcagtaatggtaaccatgaaattACTGGATTCCTGTAAAAACCCATGTGGCTCATTTGTGTCCCTGGGGAGAAGAAATCCACCTGCCTTGTTTCCTTAAGGAATTTCAACACATGCTGATGTTTTCTACGAATACCTTTGATTAATTTTTAGTACATCATTTCTGCAAGTTTCCAAATATTCAGTAATCAATATTATTACCACttaattgcaaaaacaaaaaagtcAATTTATTGGTGAAATCGTTATTTGAAAGTAATTGACGTAATTTTAAAAGGCAAAATTCCAAACAGGCGAATAAGTGCTATTCTTTGCCCAATGGTAGTAATTTTACATCAAACACTTCTGCGTTCAAGTCACACTCCGGAAACTTCAGTATATAATCAGCCTGGCgctgtcagtgttgagggagtgttgcactgacagAGCTGCCATTTTTCAGTTGAATCCTAAAACTGAGACCACATATGCTCCCCCAGCTGGATGTagaagatcccattgcactcgaggagcaggggaattccCTCACGCTCTGCCCAACCCAACTAGAACAGACTAACAACTCATTGCTTTTttgggagattagattagattagattacttacagtgagttCTTCCTATATACCTTTGACATACTACTCTATGGCCACATTTCCGAAGTACTTCATGAAATGCGGTATTCTGTAAAGCCCTGGAGTTGTGAAAGACAAAATTGAAAACACCAAGTGCTTCCTCCTTAAGCAAACCGGTGGCAATGTGATCAGACACACTCTGGTTAATCTCGACAATTGCGGACGTGGTAGCAGCATTTACCGAGGCATTCTGTGGTTATGATATATATAATATAACCTGCATGTGCGAACTCATTTAGAAACCCGGCTTAGTTGATTTGTGACGAAACATCGCCGAGTTGATACGTTCTCCGtcggtgctaccagacctgttgagcctgTCCATTCACATTTCAAATCTCGAGCACAGTGTTTTGTCAATTGTCTGCATTAATTTGATTagcgcgcacgcgcacacacacactcgtgAATAATGCATGCTTTAGGTCTTTTTTTGCTGCAGAAAAAGTTACTTTGTAGCTGCTTTGCTGAAATACATAACAACAGAATAGCTTTCATTAGACCTTTGTTGCTTGTACAGGGCGAGTGCCCACACGGTGGCAATGTAAGCTAACTTACCGGAGGTGTGCTGTCCAATCATGGCTGCGTTGCCTGGGGGTGGGGAGACAGAGGCGGGACTGGCTGAGGAGACGGTATCGTTGCCAGGGCCTGCTTCTGCCACTCGCCTCTTGTCTGAGCCCGGTACCGAGGTGGAATGCACGCTTCCCCTCCGGGGTCCGTTACTCTGAATGTGGGAGACAGCTTCGGCCGCTTGCATCTCCGGGCTGTAGCGGGCTAAGACCCGTAAGGTGGCCTGGGCTTTGTGTTCCTGAGTTTCGTCGTCGATAAAGTCGGTTACTCTGCATTCATAAACACCCTCATCCTCCTTCTTCACGCCAGAGAGCCGCAGCTTGTGCGAAATGTCATTGCCCATCACCCGGACAGTCTGTAGGCAACAAAAGCCTGGATCAGAACAAGGGGCTCCAAACACACGAGCATAAGATCAGCCTCAACACaagaaacagaactgaaacagtaTAAACTAGGCAGCGATCAGCATGAACAATGAGAAGAGCAAAAAAAGTAAATTAACAATTAAACCTGTAATGCAACACTATTAATGGTCCAGTCTAGGGAAAAGAAACTAAATATAGGAtatacttttcattttttttttacaaaactaaTAGTTTTAATAATAGTGCAAAATAATTACTGACTGGGTTGAATtatgccattttaaaaattatttaactgAATGAAATGGTAAAGTATATGAGAAGTGAGGATATGAGCTTTCTCTTTATATCGCTGCGGTTACTAGCGGCTAGTTTTTACGCAGGGATTCTGTAGATAGGCGAATCCAGCGTGTTCCCAGTTATTGTAAGCACTGAGCAGCGAATGAGCGTCGCCAATGTGGCTCGTTCGTCCCCACAATATTCTGTGGCGAGCGATGGGCGAGCAATGCTTTTTTAGGATTACTAACAGGGGCATGTTAATTAATAGCACGAACTGGAAAGCAGCACTTACGCTGATTTTGGTGGCATCTTTGTTGATTGGTACCTGGAACAAGTAAAGAAATTGTATCAAATCCCCCAGGCTAAGGAATCAAAACTGAAACTTAAATCTTTCTGACAGACATGAGCAGGAGGGAAAGGTTATTAGAAACAAGAGTGAAATGTCATTTCTTGATCTTGATCTCCCCCCGCCCCGATAATTTAGATTGCCATGTGCCATAAATTATGCATTTAACCAGTGTTCCGATTCCAGCCCGTTTTTATCACTTCTGGAGTTAGGCTTGTGTAGCATCAGCAATTGTAATGTGATTAACGCCGCTGATTGCCAGCACATTGGAATTTTTCAATTGTATTATACATAATAGTGTACTGATGCAATTACAAACGTATAATTGATATATTTCAGTGTTGCCATCTTCTCGATTTGCAAATGATTAATGCACGTCTGAGGGAGCGAGTGTGACAGGTTCTCCATCAGTGAGAAATTACTGAAAGGGATCAAACTGAACTCGCCCTGTCACAGAAACCTGGGCCTTTCAGTTGAACTCTCCTCTGCCCCCAAACTACCCACAAGATTGATGCCCTGTctcattgaggtaaaaacaatgactgcagatgctggaaaccagattctggattagtggtgctggaagagcacagcagttcaggc
This genomic window from Chiloscyllium plagiosum isolate BGI_BamShark_2017 chromosome 17, ASM401019v2, whole genome shotgun sequence contains:
- the vstm2b gene encoding V-set and transmembrane domain-containing protein 2B isoform X2; this encodes MENRGIANILYYLMLNAPLLLCVNAKFLEVPQDVIAKEGDDIEMSCAFRASGTTSYSLEIQWWYLKQSPREMARGAQGARPKVPINKDATKISTVRVMGNDISHKLRLSGVKKEDEGVYECRVTDFIDDETQEHKAQATLRVLARYSPEMQAAEAVSHIQSNGPRRGSVHSTSVPGSDKRRVAEAGPGNDTVSSASPASVSPPPGNAAMIGQHTSDGKPTQTLTSDAARSTDIFSTFGFCYITVEN
- the vstm2b gene encoding V-set and transmembrane domain-containing protein 2B isoform X1, coding for MENRGIANILYYLMLNAPLLLCVNAKFLEVPQDVIAKEGDDIEMSCAFRASGTTSYSLEIQWWYLKQSPREMARGAQGARPKVPINKDATKISTVRVMGNDISHKLRLSGVKKEDEGVYECRVTDFIDDETQEHKAQATLRVLARYSPEMQAAEAVSHIQSNGPRRGSVHSTSVPGSDKRRVAEAGPGNDTVSSASPASVSPPPGNAAMIGQHTSDGKPTQTLTSGFEPLSATHPFLFISLLILQRLCTY